The window AGCCTTAAGGCAAACCACGATTGGCTAAAGGATTGTTAATTTAATTCTGGAAtactaaaaattgattgaatttCTGATGATGCTAGTAAAAAAACTTTACTAGCATCAGTAGCATCTTAGTAAAAAGTCTTGGCAGcctagaatattaaaaaaataaattaaggttttcgaaatattttgcattttatctgAATACCATAAGGTGAcaaataatgttttgttttccaaataagaaaaagaaaaatatgttgaaATTGAAATCTTCACAAAATATTTGATTAAGACAAAAATGTGAGAGGCGcgaacaatttttatttcagaattATTATGTTGATACATATAAGATAATCTCATGCAAAAAGTACATCATAAACATACATAGctatatgtatacagggtgtcccataagTAATGGTAAACaatttaacagcagattccttaaaaaaaaaaatgttcttttaaattGTCTGGAGGGGGGCTCTTTCGTCGACAATCACTGTGTAGGCCAAATCGTGACTCGTCCGAAATGTTCAGGTGTAAGTCTGGGCTGTCTAGCCATCCTTAAGGGCctttttttcttagatttgAATTATGCAAACTTCTTATGGTGCCTGTAGGAACCTCCGTCTGTATGTACGCAAACAATGCCTTCGAACTGCTGTTACCGTTCGGTTTTTCCGGGTGAAATTAATCATCTTCCGCTTTCTAATGTCCCTCCATCTTCCTGGAAAAGGACCAGTATGCGCCTTATCGAAGTCTGTGGAATATTAACTCCGCTCAATCTGGTGATTTCACTATTCTTGCCTGATTAAACTGAAAAATCAGATTGCCCagcattttaccaaaaatttaattactgtCACTCAAAATCAATTCAGAACCCCTTCCTTTCAAAAATGCCTGAATATTGTCggcccaaaacaattttttgtctaCATATTTTTATGCTACCAACAAAACATGACCACGTTAAATTAAACactgcaaaatttaggaagggGGGGCCAAGATTTTTGCAGATGTGTGTATTTAAATACTGCTCCAAAAGGGTAAACGTCAAATTGATTTTGTGATTGGATTTGTACTCGTTattgataagaatgttaataatattaatggaTATCTTTACTCGAACGACATtgtaaaaatacatatacataaatttaaaatcgcTAATAACCAATCTTTGACTATGTGCAGACAGGCATTTTAAAGATACATGTGTATGATGTATAAACGAAATACAAACGGAATTTCGTTTATACATCATAAAACGTAACATCAAACGAACGTAATCAACGATCTCCTGTCATGGATCGCTCTGCATCTACTCGTGTAGAATAATAAgccttttaagatttttcaaaaatattttacaatcgATGATGCATTTAGTCAATTATCCTTTTAATCAGTTATCCCCCACTGatctttttacaaaatatattatatatgtatatttgtcGCATTGTTTGCTAGGGTAGCTAACAAACTTTGACTATTTTACATATCTTTAAATATCAGTATCAGTTGCTTAATATCAGGGATGCTGGAGTAACAACATTTTTCAAGTAAGCGATTGAACGAGGAAAGAACAGCTCACTATGCTACTACTATACCACTCTCACTGCAAAGTATCCAAAGTCAACATTTTACATTACATTCGCGGCTGCACTATGAAAACCTTACAcgcttttgattattttttatatgaaactTATAGATACTCACTTCCCAATTTATAGATTGAGAATCTTAATACTGCTCACTCTCTATTACAACCAAGAACCTGTAACATACTTGCAGTTTCTAATTTATACGAACAAAGTTCATATTGTGCTTTTGCTAAAAATTTAGGAGAGATATTGTTGAAGACACAAAAAAGTGACATAGtcttaattataagtttttaggTTAACATCTTGTaaaaaggcctttcaatgttctaagaaaacTTGAAATGTTTCTTGCAAAATAATTCCTAAATGACTATAATGGATTATTTTTTGTAGCTTTTAAGTCTTAAAGCAGAAATACTAAGAAAAGAAGAAGATCTAAGTAAAGCGAAGGCAGAAAataatgagaaaattaaaacaattaataaaaagtctTTGGAGCTTAAGAACAAAGGAGTTGATAAAAGAGAGCTTAATGATATTAGCGAAGAAGATCCCGATCTGTTGAGACTATCCAGGTACGAAATAACTGAATTAATAGACTGCATAAATTATAGaactttttaacaattttatccTCTATAGATCAAAATTGGAAGCCAAATCAAAACTATACGACAAACTTTCAAAAGATACATCATCTCAAAATGAAGAAACAAAACGATTATTCTTAGTACagtttgataaaaaagaaagaagttTTAATCAAGATGTTGAAGAACCTGCAGATCTACCAGAAGAAAGCGATGAAGAGGAAAATGCTTCATTCGACTATGATGATGATAACGTTAATCCAGATGAAGAGTGGTAAGTGTTTTGAGTAATATgtaggtaaaaataaaatgcctaTTTTATTTAGGGTAGAGTATACAGACTCTTTAGGCCGATCCAGAAAATGTTTGCGTAAAGACCTTAAATACTTTAAGTCGCAAGATGCCGATTTAAAAGGCTTAGCGGAAGAAAGACAACAAACTGCCCCACAAGTTGAGAACAGAGTTGCAGAAGACAAAGAAATAGAAGAAAAGCGTCCTGAAGATCACGAAAAAGAGATGTTATCAGGGGATATGAGGAGAGAAATGTTAAGGCAGCAGTGGGAAAAGGAAGAGATGGAGCTACAGGATAGACCAGATATTCATTACCAAAATGTTCTCTTTGATGGTGAAGTACTTAGTTTATTACGATTTGTTTTTACCATTTATcgttatttttagtaaatatttctagaatttaaattatttattcctaGTAGATAGatgttgttttataaaaaaccatTTCCAATTTAACTATTTTCAACAGAGGCCAGGCAACATGGTGTAGGATACTATGCATTTTCAAAAGACGAAGAGGAAAGAGCAAAACAACAAGAAGCCTTGAAAACGCTTAGATTGGAAACCGAGCGACAACAGAAGAAGTCGCAAGACTTAAAAGCCGTCAGAGAAAAACAAATGGCCGCCAGAATGAAAGCCGCGAGAAACAGGAAAAGAATTAGACTAGGTTTACCTCCGGAAGAAGATGGTAAGTTGTAATTTTGAAGAATATTCGTAGTTGTCtccatcattttttaaatatatccaTTATTTGCTTTGTGTACATTTTAGAGCCTGAAAAATCAGAACCCAATGAAAACCCCAAAGAAACTTCAGCCCCCGAAGAAAATGAAATGGAAAAACTCTTGTCAGAAGCGCGAAAACGCCATATTAGACCGTGGGACATTGGAAAGGAAGGCGTCCCGAAGTATCCTAAATCAGAGTTCTACCAAATGAGCCAAGAAGAATGGAACGAGAAAAAACGGGAAGAGAGACCCAAAGCTTTCGCGCCGCCTTCATCTTATGACAAAAGAGAGTTTAGCAGCACAAAAAAGATTGAGGATGACCTCATGGAATCTTCCGACAAATCGCTTAAATTCTCTAGTAGACCTCGTAATAACACCggaaagaaagaaaaacttCATAATTTAAATCCATACAAAAAGAACCACGAACCGTCGACTTCACATACAAGTCCAATACAAGAACTGAACACCCCTAGATACAAACCGTCACCAATAGTAAACGAAATTGAGAGCGATGATGATTTTGATGACGCGTTATTGGCAGATTATCAACAAATTAGGCAAAATGTTGTTTCGGAAGAGGTTAATGAATCAAGGGGTAGAGGAATTGAAATACCTCCTCCTTCAACGTTTGACTACTTTGGGCCAGGAGAGCAGAAAAGACCGCAAAGGACGGACGGAATTAATATTGAAGCGTCTATTGAAGCTggattaaagtttttgagaggtcaATCGGAAGGAAGGAACAAATAGTTTAGTGTGACGAATTACCTTTAGATTGAAagtaaaaatactaataaaggaatgtttttttttttttaaaccgaaTGTTTTTTGCAGggttaaattttcaaaatatatcaaGTTGATATTGTAGCTTGGTGGCGTACGATTTAGATGTTATTGTTTGCCGGTTTCTGTAGGCGAAGTTTCGACATTTCAGAGCCAGCATAGGTTTTAtgcacaaaaaacaaaatacgtAAATGTAAGGCACCAAAAACATCTTTTCTACATGAAATTCACAACATAAATCTAGAaatataaatgttgttttttttttttaaatgaatcctataatatattttcaactCTTTTTAAGTTATTGATACTTATAAAGAGCAATTTCGTTTTTCGGCTAGTGAACTAGTATAGTTTTTGATCTAAGGAATACTTtaaccaaagtatatagattttcATAGCAAAAAGTGGTTAGTGTTAGACTGTGCTTTAACCCATTAGCGCTCAGCGATCTATTTATAGATCACAACATCAAACAGGTGTTCAAAATGTGTCTGGTGAATTTTAAGCCGCGCCTACCACCAATATCGTTACTTTGATTGTAAATCGGTCCTGTTTAGTGCCTTACTTTATTGTACGACCgaaagtgtttattttattggatctTCGTTGGagacatttttttatcaagtgCATCGACTATTATATTTTgagatagctttaaaaattgttaaggtaagttaaattatgtattatatttctaTTAGGAGGGGTTCAACAAATGTAGCTAAATGGTTATTGTtgcatatttctattttttttactttttataacacTGATTTTTATGGTGATCTATAAATAGATCGCTGGGATAaacagagatttttttaaatttaatttctaaaaaatacaacttagattagatataaaaaaaagtttttctgtgAGATTTCAGATATAAAAATGAGCAaacctaatatatttaaaaatctagaagaTGCAATGCAGTACGTGTACTCAGGGCAAATAGATGCGGACATACTAGCGTTGCCACCTGATGTTAATGAGCTAACCGATGAGGAAGTATTTAACGATGAAGAAACTGGAATCCCTATCTTAGAAGATATTGCTGGTTATGTAGAAATACAGACAAATGAAGATGACGAAAGCGAGGAAGAAGATAACTTACCACGTCTACTCCCTGAGAAAAAGAAAGCAAAATATAGTTCAAATAGAAGAGATACGTCTAGCTTTGAAGTTATTAAGTCCGGAGAGACTAAATATTATTCAGGAAAAATCTATTAAGTGCACttaattgatttataaattatttgacacTCAGAAAAAATCCATTAAGTCCAATAATAAGTTTGCGGTATTCGAAATTGCATCCTGAtattatcaaatataaatacGAACATAGCAGCGATTATAAGGTTATTAGAATTTGGGGAAAAGGAAGACCACCAgcaattccaaaaaaattagagaaactaTATAAAGGCCCTTTACCGATAAgcacaaagaaaaaagaagatcTTTTGAAATTATGCAAAAGTGGTGCTATTCCTTCAGAATTCCATGGGTGGTACCAGTCTCTCTCTACTGCAAAAAGTAACCTCTTTCTCATTATCTTGTTCAGAAAAACTAATACAGTTTATGAAGAAAAATCTGATAAGACTCAAAAAATGTGATTAGTTTGTCAGCGAAAACCCATTAagtgcaattattatttaaaaatgctaataaacaatttgttctaaaaaataatgtattttaatttaacctaAACTAATTCTAAACAGATGTTACTACCCAAAAAATGCATTtagcaaacataaaaaataaaattggattttacataaaacttgaaagtttaaaatcgctttttttcacatttttagttttaggaCTTACAGGGTTTTCCTTGTACGCCCACGATATAAggatttttattggttttttaatatttagtggCTATCATACTTTACCCTCTGAAAGAGATTACTGGTCCGATGAAGACGATTTGCGCCAATCAATCGTGAAAAATGCTATGAATATGGAAATGCCTACTTGGAAATAAAATCATGTATTCATTTTGTCGATAATACTAAAGCTAAAGACAAcacaaatgataaatattttaaaatacgaccattatttgaaaaagttaataatattaaaaaattcggaatttttcaaggaaattgATGAAATGATTGTTAGGTATTATGGTCGGCACTCGTTAGCCAAGCCAATCCGTTTTGGCTATAAACTATGGGCAATGTGTGGCGAAGACGGATATTGCTTTTCTTTTTCACTTTATGCTggaaaagaagaaaatcaataaaaagagCCTTTGGGTACCAGGGTGGTTGTAGAAATGCTATCAATTGTAGAAAATCCGAAAAGCTACTCCGTCTacttcgataatttttttagtagtcaTAGGCTATTTCACAAgctaaaagaatttaaatttagagcTACTGGCACGATAAGGGAAAATCGGACTGCCCAGTGCCCATTACAATCAACCAAGGAACTGGAAAAAATGCCCCGTGGATCATATGATTTTAGATTCGACATCAAAAATGAAATACTAATTGTTAAATGGAATGATAATAAGTGTGTTTCAATGTCCACTAATTTTGATCACGTAGAGCCAGTAGCCTCAGTTCCACGCTGGAATAGGAAGGAAAAAGCTCGCATGCCAGTTTCCCAACCTAGACTGATATACAACTACAATAAATACATGGGAGGAGTGGATCACCATGACTGGCTTTTGGAGAAGCATAGCATCGCCATCATCCGAGGCAAAAAGTGGTACTGGTGTTTATTCACAAGGATGATAGATATGGCAGTAATAAATTCGTTGCAGCTTTACCGAAGAATCAATGGgagaaatcaataaattaaaagattttaggCGCGAGATTGCAGTAACCTACCTCAAGCTTGGTCATGGACGAAGTATTATGAAAGGTAGACCCCTGAGCTTACCATCAACCTCCAAATCACGCCTACCTGATGAAGTTAGACTTGATGAAAAGGGGCATTTTTTGGAAAAGAGAACCAATCAAAGAAGATGCCAATACACTTCTTGTAAAAGTCGCCCACTTACTGCAAAAATGTAACATTACGCTTTGCACCActtgttttgtaaaatatcaccgcaaaaattagatattgtacaattttacagtaataaaaaacatatttttttattaaaaaaaatcaattatttaccCAGCGATCTATTTATAGATcatcttttttttgaaaaaactaaaaaacaaaaaaaatttcttcaatttttttttggctaaaaattatccaaaataacatggcaagactattttttcaacgattttcaaaaaaaaaatgatttggGCGTTAATGGGTTAaaggttaaataaatataaagtccTTAACGGAACTGcttaaaggaaatatttttacaGCCTAACAAGAGTTTTTTGAAGATAATTGGAGAATAGGTCAATaggatataattagtttttaataacgaTGTAAAGGTTAGATTTTGTcatattacattttatatttttttttgtgatgtttttttttagttatgcgTTAGTAATTTGAtatatgtttatgttttatattataagcTTCATCAACaaataccatgtatttatgataataaagcatttgatacaaGCTAGTAATACGTCAAAATTACGCCAtcttaagttaattaatttattttttctaatgatAAAAGCTGAAATTGGGACTTTTTGAGTGCCGATAATGCAAAAACGgttaaagataaatatatatataggcGATAATTAGAGAGTCTGTTAAAATTCCACCACATTTGTCTAAAATGATCAAAATTGTAGTGGAAAttggtatttcaaaataaatctgGAAAAATAAGAAATCTACAGGATGTTTCACAACTTATTCGATAAATTTAAACCTCACATGCACTGTTTAGAAATCAAGCTATGAGTAAGTAATGTATCATAGGTGATCTGAATGGAGATTAGAGATCAGttgattttgtaaatttaaataggaAAGTACATTCACAAAAATGAAATGTtctctattaaaataatttatgaatattattgaaaaaacatAACATTATATGTATATTCAGAAAAAGAATCCAACTTATAGGTAAAACCCTAGCCGGTTCCATTAAAGCTGTCATATCGTCGGGTTACTGCAAAAACAAGataactcaattttaaattttttttaagataagtgcattttaagatttaaaaattgcttctacGTGTACTGCCAAAAGAAGATAAGGTTCTAACGGCAATTAAGGGTCGTTTCGCATATGCAATAACAACATCATTTGATTAAAAACAACTCCATTTTGATTAAAATGTAACCagcaaaaaaaagatatgtacACCTATCTTCTATGAACCCAACtgcatgtcacattttttttgttcatttaacTGCACAAATAAGATATGTGGTACTTATCTCTTTTTGGCTGTTTAACTTTAGTAAAAGACATATGATTTTTCACTAAAAACCAGTCAAGTGCCACTTATTTTGTTTTGGCTGTACtgttatttatcaaaatataaaataattgttagtTTTTCAGTAgtttatcaagaaaataatGTAGCTAGTAAGGCTTCTGAGTCTTTTAATTTTACGGGGGTGGAGGTTAACCCGTATTTAGAGAATAAATGTTTAGAGGCAAGCCCAgataaaattgcaaattttaatGAGAACACAGGTAGGCTGGTATTCATATTTTATGTGCGTTTAACTATATGAAGCAACAATTATGAATTATGGCTCAAAAACTGAATGTGTAGATTTAGATATTAGAAAAGAATTCGAAAATTATAATGTAGCTGGTCCCTCGACTAAAGGTGAAGATTTAGATGAGACAATAATATCCTCCGAGCTAAATTCGGATCAAGAACGCACTATTTatgaattaagaaatgtttTAGATGATTCCGATCAAGATTACGTCCCTGATAGTTCTTCGTCAGAAACATCCAATGAAGAGGGTaagttaatacttttttaaaattttaaattaaatagaaatttctaCTTTTTAGATGTTACGGATAACCATGTTCCGTTAACTACCAATTTTCTAAAGAAAAGAATCCGAACAAATCAGATCCTTCTCAATGGAAAAAGAATCTCGCTAAGCGTGAGAAAGTCGAAGCTAAAGCCCCAAAATATTGATTGCTTAAAATGTCGTTTTAAGTGTACAGAGAagatttctttagaaaaaagattaataatttGTAAGAACTATTGGAGCTGcgattttaacagaagaaaagaTTTTGTTTCACAACAATGTTACAAGTAAAGTACCTGAAAGACGAAGAGCAAAACGCACAAGCATGAAAAAACCACGGGAAGACtcgaaaagtttatttttttaccacaATGACACAACTGTAAGAGTATGCAaaagctttttcattaaaacactTTGTATTAGCAAGGAGGTTGTAGAGCATATGCCTTTAGGAACCAAGGAGAGGGAAAATTATTTAGCGGTAATGATAAACGGGGAAAAAAGGAACCTcataataaaactaaatctgAAGATTACGAAAAACTTAAGGCTGATATTGAATCTTTTCCTGTAATAGAATCTCATTACACGCGAAAGTCTACTAAACGGCAGTATCTGGATTCCAAATTAACCATAGCAAAGATGCATTttctttatacaaatatatgtttatacaaatatattgaaaatcattagtaaatttaaataaataataaaaaatttcattcaaaaagTGTATTcataaatcttttaattatataaagcagtcttattttcttcttcttttgattaaatgaaataatgtagttgaaatttattttgatataaaaaaaacagccATTTAAATAGGTACTGCAATAACTTCTGGAATGTtgagcaatatttaaaaatcaaaaaaccattCTTAGACTGGGATAAAAGTCTAATAAATTATAGTCAATTGACTactttagttagtgtttaaacTTTATTCAGCCATGTTTCATTGGATTTTTCACTCAATTACTATATAAGGCCactttttagtttagtttaaatcttctcctgaagatgctaacgtcattaataaaacatatgtgtctagaataaaataattttcatactATATAACTTAaagaaaactcaaaaatatatttttgaaaaattatattgtttaaacaaacaGAAACCAATGGTGCATATGGACCCACTTTTGCAGAAACCCTTCTAAAAAGTGGATTCCTAAAACCAACCTaacaataaattatgaaaattttgccCTAAGAAGATGATTGGTttgagtaaaataaaatacactttttaaagttttaatcttATATATGCAGAATATGATAATATATCTCActttctattttctatatctggcacaaatttaaaggaattaaGGATGATCAGATAGGCAAAATGAAAacctataataaattatgctttttcACCCTTAATGGTAGAATTCAAGCAAAACCAcaacttttatctaaatatcttgcAAATAAAGTTTCATCAGGCTTTGGGTAGGGTTGTAGAGCAAAAAAGTCTTTTCTTAAAGTGTTTGCCAAAGTATCACAtgtacaataatataaataccCATTCTTCTGTAACTGACTGGCAAGTTCGACTTGATGGTTATCCATAAGATCTTCattgacaaccactattaaGGGTTTGTTTAGTCTTAAGACATCTAAACATGAACCAGCCCCAGCATGACTTATGACTAAGTTTGACTTAGCAATTTCTTCTTGaaaattctcaaaatattcattgtattttatGGAAATATTGTAGTTGGGAAGTTCTACATACCACACATCATTTTCCTGTCGAACAGATGCTTTAATATTGGGGTGAAACTCTATACCTTCAAAATCTTTGCCTGTCTGTACTTGTATAAAGTtgcaattcagtttttttagcattttgaGTACTTTTGGTTTAGTTAATGCTTGAATTAACTGGGGAAACTTTGTTGTTCCGACAGTGACGAAAACATGTTTTGACTGAAAACTGTTCATTTCCAATC is drawn from Anthonomus grandis grandis chromosome 1, icAntGran1.3, whole genome shotgun sequence and contains these coding sequences:
- the LOC126739262 gene encoding coiled-coil domain-containing protein 174 — translated: MSCYEISKSSLLSLKAEILRKEEDLSKAKAENNEKIKTINKKSLELKNKGVDKRELNDISEEDPDLLRLSRSKLEAKSKLYDKLSKDTSSQNEETKRLFLVQFDKKERSFNQDVEEPADLPEESDEEENASFDYDDDNVNPDEEWVEYTDSLGRSRKCLRKDLKYFKSQDADLKGLAEERQQTAPQVENRVAEDKEIEEKRPEDHEKEMLSGDMRREMLRQQWEKEEMELQDRPDIHYQNVLFDEARQHGVGYYAFSKDEEERAKQQEALKTLRLETERQQKKSQDLKAVREKQMAARMKAARNRKRIRLGLPPEEDEPEKSEPNENPKETSAPEENEMEKLLSEARKRHIRPWDIGKEGVPKYPKSEFYQMSQEEWNEKKREERPKAFAPPSSYDKREFSSTKKIEDDLMESSDKSLKFSSRPRNNTGKKEKLHNLNPYKKNHEPSTSHTSPIQELNTPRYKPSPIVNEIESDDDFDDALLADYQQIRQNVVSEEVNESRGRGIEIPPPSTFDYFGPGEQKRPQRTDGINIEASIEAGLKFLRGQSEGRNK
- the LOC126736455 gene encoding UDP-N-acetylglucosamine transferase subunit ALG13 homolog, giving the protein MNSFQSKHVFVTVGTTKFPQLIQALTKPKVLKMLKKLNCNFIQVQTGKDFEGIEFHPNIKASVRQENDVWYVELPNYNISIKYNEYFENFQEEIAKSNLVISHAGAGSCLDVLRLNKPLIVVVNEDLMDNHQVELASQLQKNGYLYYCTCDTLANTLRKDFFALQPYPKPDETLFARYLDKSCGFA